ATCTCTGACCTAAATACAGGTAAAGACAAAGTCAAAGAGCAGTGTGAAGCAATCTCCTAACAGATGTAGTTACACAATAACCACATATACTAATTCGTAGTTTCAAGCTTAAGCAGAACATTCAGATAAGTTTCACAAGGGGCAGAGAAAAGTTTGTTGCGGGGGCTGAAAAGCCccatgttagagtatatttgataggttaggatatgTAATCCCGGACTGCCATATGTATCGGGGAGGTGCCTTACCCCCCAAGTCTCTATACTCTATATATATCGCCCAAgggggctcaatgcaatacatcgaccacattatacgcatcctattCTCCTACGTGGTATCACGAGTTAGGGTTTCGACCTAGGCTTCCGCTTCcacagccgccaccgccgcgccgccaccgccgcgccgcccccggggagatcgatctccgccgggggcagcgccctcgtaGGATGCCCGGCGGATCCCTCTGATCCGCCGTGCCTGTCGTCGTCAAGCACAGCAAGGAGACCTACCTCGCCGCCAGGAtccgtcgccgtcgcctccgccgcctctgcgcggGCGGGCGCTGCCTGCATCCAGGGCTGCTCAGCGTGGGGCGCCATCGGGCGCCGTCGTGGGGAACTGCTGCTGTGTgatttttgagttttttcttttctcgatCAGAGATCGggtttgcgtcgccctgccgTTCGTCGCCGCATCATCGTCGATGCCACCTTTTCCGGCGGTGGCGCCATCCACTGCCGGTCCTCGTCAAGTTGGGACATGATCCGAGTCCGCGCCTCTTGCCGTTCTTGCGCGGACACCACCGCCGATGTTGCTGAAGGAAGACCCCCGTGCGCTTTTTAGCTGCCTGGTCTACCATCGCCATCTGCCGCTTACCGTCCTGCTGCTGTCCTCAGACAGAAGCTGCTGATCTTGTGTACTGAGGTGCCTCGACGATGCTTCGGACCCGCGCCCtcctccacggcttcgaccacgtccacctcaACCTCGGCTTCTTCGGCACTAAggggctatcatctgcatgagctACTCCAGTCAAAGCATTCGCACCGGCGTTCCAATTGCGCGGGGATATTCTCCATTGTTCTTCAGTCTGTccgttcgtgttgctaccgctacgactgcggggggatgttagagtatatttaaTAGGTTAGGATATGTAATCCCGGACTGCCATATGTATCGGGGAGGTGCCTTACCCCCCAAGTCTctgtactctatatataccgcccaagggggctcaatgcaatacatcgaccacattataggCATCCTATTCTCCTACACCCCAGATTAGAGACATTAGATGTTTCTAAATTTTTAATTCCTTCCAAAATCCTCACATGGGTAAGCCAGTATGGACTGGATAGACCCATCCATGTGTAACTCTAATTTGAATAGGAGCATAGGGTCAGGACCAAGACCATGACGGTCTGGCTACACAGTTAATTTAAGGATGTTAAAGATCCATCCGTGTGTACCGAGGTAGCTTAATCTAGAGAAGAGAGGCTCAATAAAAAGGACCCATACCCATCCACATGTAATTCTAATTCGAACCTAGTGTGCGGTCAGGACCATGACACTATCAGGCTGGCTACATGATTAGCTCAAGGATGTTAAGGATCCATCCAAAGGTATAGAGGTAGCTAGCTTAAGATAGAGAAGAGAAGTAATAAGCCAATTTGTCATGTGTTTTAGATTCATCATATATCCTTTATCAACTGAAACTTTCTTTCAAAAATAAGCATAACTTGATTGTCAAAGAATCAAGTTAAGAACTCTGTGATAAGACAGGCTCATAAGATAGCTTAGAATGCAAGAACTTCATACCTCAGATACATTATACTGCTGAGAAACTGCCGATCTTTCCCATCTCATATGTATCAGCGTAGTAATACAACTTGATCTTATTTGACAAAGACAATCCAGATGCCAAAGGAAGATTTCGAAAGTTCAAGCCATCAAGCTCAGAAATGTCATCAACAAAGGCAGTGACATCCCCAAGTAATCTGAAGATAACACAACGAACATCTTGTTGTAGATCTGGAAAATCAAAATATAGCGGTGTATTCGCTTTTACTTCGGGTATACGGTATTCCTCTACAACCACCTTGCCAGACTCCTGTAGAAAATCACAAGCACAACAAATATGTTTATGCATGCAAATATCAAATAGGCACCAAAAAGATTATATTTATAGGTATCAAAAAGTTAAGCTGTATGCTTATCGAACAATCGATTATATGTGGAAAATGATTAAGTTTGCAGCAAACTTCAGACAAACACAATCACATAGGTGAAGTAACAATATTGTAGTTTGTGTATAGTCATTCGAGATATGAAGAGAGAACTTCTTTAACCACCATTATAAAAACGATGAAGTTTCAGAGAAGATTCAGTTGAATATTCCATACTAACATGAATAAGAAAAAACACTCCATTTTGCAAAATCCTAAACTGTATGCAACAAAACCTATCAGCAAACTAGGTCACACCTGGAGGGACTCCATGGCAGTTTGGACTGCACAGGGACAAGCATTAAAGGAGATCACAAGAAGCAGAAAAATAACAAAGATATAGCCACTAAAATAAGAAACTTTGAGCAGAGGCAGTGTCTTAGTACCTTAACAATTGTGACCTGCATATAAAGAATTGCTTGATTTACATATCTATCTTCCAAGCATGTCAATGAAAACTCCCTCGTGTCCATTTCCGAAGAGGAAGGTGAATGGGTCACACGAGGTCTTATAACACTGAAAAAATCAAGCCGAAATCCAGCTATTCCAGGTGAATTAGGTAAGAGATATTGCTCAAGAACAAGATCATTATCTCTCAGCCTCTCAGCTTCAACTGGAATCTGGAAAATACAAAAGCAAAGCTTCAGTCAGAGCTACAATGAAAAGCTGGAACCTGTTCAGTCAAAGGCATAGGATTTACCCTAAATCTCCCCAAGGATGGTGATCTGTCTAAATAACTTTTCATTCCCATTATTCCCCCAGATGTGTCAGGCTCCATCTCCTTCCTCAAAGAACTGCCGAAAACGATAATTCTTTTTGCATGGATAAATGAATTTTGTGGATTGGTCGGCTTTGATTCATAAAATGAGCTATCACCCAATGACAGAAGATCAAACTCCTCACAAAACTTGGTTGAACGAGAGCCAATATGGGGAAGTGTCATTTTTATTGAAACTATACGACAGCGAATAGGATTTGGGAAGTGAAATTTAACGTGTCTTGGTTCTTCACTCATGCTACTAGATTTTTCAGGTCCACAAAGATGCGGAGATGAAGATACTATGTCTTGTATATCCCACTTTCCTATGAATGTACGTTCTTCTCTGTGTATTTTATTATTGGCCCATATCTCTACCTGGACAAGCAGCATGATTATTAGCATATGAAGCAAAGGAGTAAAAACATGGACTAAAGAAACTGAAAATGAAAACAGCTCGATTAGTTCAAATGATCTTGTTATGCACAGATAGCTAACTCTGCCGGAATATGGAAAAGATGCTTATAATCTCTTGCACATTGCACTGATTGCAGACCCAAAAAGAAAATGCACGCAAAGAACAGACAAAAGCAACATCCTCTTGTTATTTTTGCATAGATAAACACTGCCGTATATGCAAATGATGTCTTGGAGCTCTTGCACATCGCAGTAACTCTAGCCAGGATTATGCTAACAAATTAGATGTAGTTGTGTCATCATAGCACTAATGGTGCATGTATAGAAAAGACAGGTGACTGTCACGAATCATAAAACTGGAACCACTGTTATTACAAGTATAAATTAAACTGCAAAGAGCATTAGTGCAATCCTGAAGTGTAGGTTCAGACTTCACAAGTCAGAACCAAAGTACTAAACTACTAATGCAGCTCCAGATAATTGAAAGCATATTAGCATTTTGTCTTTAGAAAAACCAGGTGTTGCTCTGGATAGAGCCCATGTTAAGAACTATTTTCCTCTTTACAAATTTTCTCCATTTTTGTGGACATTCTGGGAAAAAAGTGGGTTCTGCATGAGATGTGTCTGAAGCTTATGTGGCAAATAATTCTGTAGAGAAAGATAGTATTCTTCACCATGCTTCCCTTGTATTAGCATTTAGCATGCTCAAGCGTACAGCTGAACTGAAATGTCTTCCTTCTCATGCTCAGAAAGAGCATTCATTTGATCAAGCTACATGATTTCATGATTAAAAATATGATCTCATCAACTCCAGCTTAAATATCCTCTTCTCTTCAATagtcaagaaaaaggaaatgtctAGCGAGGTATATCCATATAGCTAGGATTCCCGTTCCCGTATATGCAATATTAATGTACCCTCGCTAACAATGACTGTACAGATTTTATAGATAAAATAAGGATAACATGATGAAGAAAGAGAAAGTAAACTGGGCAATCTTACAATAGGGCAGTCAGATGTTGAGTAACCACAAGAACTGACAATTATGGCAACACCTGCAACATCTGATAAACCACAAAGAACAATCGAGAACTCCACTGAAGTGTTATTCTCGGGACCTTTCCAGTAAGACTTGTAATCTCCAGTACCAAGAGGTGCCAGTAATGATAGCAGTGGTTCAGAGTCATCAGCAGTTTCAACCTGAGTAATATAACATGAGGGCTTGATCAAAGCATTATCTATGGTAAGATAAACTTCAtagaataaaagaaaagaaagggggCGGAGGCATCTTTAGAATAAAAAAATGAGCATGAAGCCAGTTTATAACTGTTTCCCATGGTATTTACAGCAATGATGTTGTATTTACAGCAGTATGTATGGAGTAATGGGCAGCACATCATACAGGAGTACAAGTTATGATAGCATAgtacaaagttgagaaataccATTTGTAAAAAACTTGCATATGGAAATGCTGCGAGGGATTCTTCACCATCGAGGATCTGTTTCAATTGCCTCTGACCCGTTTGAATACTATGTGATAAATCAGATATTTTGCTCGATTCTAGTTGGCAGACCTGATTCACAGCATTCAGCGCTGCTTTCTCTGCACGGTCTTTTCTCCGCAAACTCTGAAGAACCCGGACATAATCCACATACAATGCACGTTTGATAATTTCACTGCAGCATGATTTGCACACAAAACTATCTGCGAGTACTGAACACCCACCACCTTGACTCCCACCATATATCTTCAGATCCTTGTAGGTGTTAAGCAAAAGGAAGGCTCCTCTCCCAGCACAGCAAGCTTTGCAAACAGTCCTTTCACACTGGGAACATTCCACAAATACTGATTGATTTTTTCCAGTGGATGAAGCTTGTGATGAAGATGGAGCACGGACTTCACATGCCCCATCATAGCAGGATTCATCATTTTCACTGATATTCCAAAAGTCTATGGTGTGTTCACTGCCCTTTTCAAGGCCTATTGAAGCATTAACACGATCCTCAAGGACTGCATGGCCCAGCAGCGCTAGATTATCAGCTAAGCTGGACAGTTTCAACAGGTAAGAATAATCAACTGAACGGTTTGGATCTACTGTGGCAGGAATTACACCAACTGATAACAATGCCCGGTCCCTTTCTGCGGCAGAAAGACCAAGATGGAGACGTTTTATTTCTAGCTTCATCATTTGCTCAAAGGTAAGACCCTTTCCCTGGAAAGATGAATAAAGTTTACATCTACATTGGATTTAGATTCATACacacatttttttcttcaaaagagGTCCATTTCTATTCCTTTATCTATTCAGAATAAACAAGTATGTATTGGAAAGCAAGGAAAGTAATAGTGCCAGAACTCTAAAAATATTTAAAGTACACAACCATACAAGCAACACAACTGTAACCTGAATAGAACTAAAGATTATACAACTTATAATTGGAAGCTGTCTTTGTTAGGGAAAAAAAAGTTTTAGTAATGTTGTTACTAGAAACTACCCTCTTGCCCATTACAGGTAACTTCAGGATTCACACAGATTATTTTAGAAAAAGGAATGCTCGACATGGATACAAGAAAATCTACCAATAACAAGAagatataaaaatagaaatgaaATAAGGTGATTTTTTTAACATATGGATACCTTATTATAGCCAGACAGGGATTCAAAAAATTGAATATAAAGCTGTGTGCTGCCATATTCTTCAACCTGGTTATTCACTATAGGAACAGGAACTTCCAATGCAGGGGCAAAAGGGTTAACATCAAATCCATCATCTAAGAAGTTTGTTTGTTCCCCATTACCAAAAGATGTATTTTCAGTTACATGTGACTTCGACATGTCAAAATCACCTGTGAgaaaatccaacaaattttCCGAACCACCTGGTTGAACTGATGATGAACTTTTAGTATAACTCCCAGGACCAGAAGAATTTGCATAAGACTTCAAACCTAGATCATAGTGAGCATGTGATAATTTTTTATGGAGAAGCTCCATAAATTCAGAAGCACGTCCACTATTGTTTAACATGTCTGCCCATGGAAGAGAAACTCCAAGTACTTCAATCTGTTAAGGAAATTTATCAAActaatcaagaaaaagatataGAGGAATAAGTGGTAAACCCCAAAATAACATTCTAAAAGCATCCTGTCGACAAATTTCATCAAAAATTTACCTCACCAAGAGTGATGGGTGTCCTCAATGCGACAGATGGATGAAAAGATAATGCAACAATCCGATTTAAAAAGTTTAGTTCTCCCTCTAACTCTTCAAAGTCATATAACAAAGGAAGGTAAGTGCTCTCTTGAACGTTGGGCCTAGCACTTTTCCCTGTAACAGCTAAGTCCTCTGGATCAATTCTTCCCATGACTGGAATCAACAAATTTGTGCCATTTGAACACTGTGGAATGCAAGCACCCTAAACAAGTAATATCCCAATTAATATTCATTTACCAGTAAAGTAAGATGTTCAAAATACAGCAGAGGGAACAAATGGAAATAATAACACGTGCAGGCCTTTGTCTGGCTAGTAAAGAATTAGAAAATGCCTTAAAAATATCAATTGTTCAAATGCATAGCAGTTGGCATGCACAGAAAATATCTAGAGAAATAATTGCATTAttgtagaaaaatacaaaataataCTTTAACAATGACACAAATGTATCAGATGAAACCAATACCAGATGGAACAATAACCAAATTTAAATCGACAGTACCATCTGTGTGAATGGCTTGAGCTAGGGATCTCCGTGTGCTGTTAGCTAGACATGatccttctttctttttggtAGTATACTCATTTTTTACATGTATGTGACGCGTATGTTATAAGTGTAATGTAGGCAGTTAGGGCATGTAACCTAACAAACTTATCATCTTCTATTAATGAAATGACGCACGGCTCTCCTTTGTGCAAGTtccaggaaaagaaaaggatctGAATTTCTACATTAGCTGAATAATATATGGAAATGGTTGTAAACTTAACCGAAATCCACGCCAAAAGTCTGCTTAGCTAATTTCAGTTTCAGCAAAAGTTATCAGCAAGCAGCTTAACTCTAGTTCTGAACCATGCAAAAGTGTCATGCCATAGTTCAAATTGTTGGGATCGCAAAAATAGCAAGGTGTCTTAAATCCAGATTTTGGTGACACATAAGATGCTCAAATTTTAGCAAGGATTGTCATTTCTGTGTCTGCAGTCTTGACTTTGGGTACAGGGGTGACAGTTTGTCAAGCCAAATCGAAAAAAATATGTGAAATAACTTTATTTGCAAaagaaaatttgatgaaataGCTGGAGCAAGAAATTAAAAGAAATGATAATAAACCAGTGAGAAAAGATAAGAGACAAGGACCTCAACCACAAGCTTAAGGGCATCTATGCTTGAACCAAGTCTAATATCTACAGTTGCTGGATATGAAGAATCTTGAACACCGTGGGAGACAGTAAGAAGCAGTTGACAGACTTGACAAGGTTCCCCAAGGTATATAAAAAGTTCAACGTAATCTGCACCTTGCTGACACACCTGCAGGAGCAGAAGTCCTTAACATGCtatgtgaaaaaaaaatcaagacaaTAATTAAATAAACCAGTTAGTTATCAGTGATAGCGTGGAATATCACACGCAATTGTTGGATGTATGATAGGAAATCAAttacatatatataatatagGCCAACCTACCTCCTGACTTATAGAAACAGAGTCAGGAGGAGATACGATTGGACCCTGTGCGTGATAGGAGCTGGAGGCAGGCACGCCAGACAAAGGTCGGTTGAGCCAGACCATCTACAGCTACCCAGCTACCAATAGCTAATATTTTCTAATAATCAGGAATTACTGGACACTGTATTTAAATAACTATACCCAAATGAGATCCTTCTTTTTGATGCTGAGAAGACTGGAACCACCATCAGCCACTGGGGTGATACAAGGAACTGGCTTCAACATGCATCCAGACGGCCTTGATAGCACCTAAATTTTCAAGATCAAGAATATTACCACAAAAAGTATAATATAAATAGTATACTGAAATCAAGACCAACAACATGAATTTGAAAGAAATATACTGATAATGAGTAAGTTTACCTACTTTGAGAGGGAACATAGGGATGGACGGAAAATGCTTATATAGTCTCAATCCAAGGAACATCTCCAACTGTTTTTGGCGTGAACTATCATTCATATAATTATGGATCCTTCTTTGCACCGTAATCTTCACATTCTGAACAGCTGAGAATTTACTAAACTTTCCTGTTTCCTCCTTGAATATGTTCAGAATCTCGCTGTGCATAGCTTTTGAGCCAGTGTACAACGTGGCATGGATATCGCCAGCCAAAAGAAAGAGTTCAGCAAGGTGGTTCACTGGAGCAAGCATTGTTGAGCCTTTGAACTGATCAAATGTCATATCAAATCTCTTCCACGGCTTCTGTGGAGCCTCCTGGCATGGATGTTCCCATGTGGTCGTCCGTGTATTATGATCGATATAAAATGATTTGCCTGTTACAGAGTCAAAGCGCTCCTCCCATCCAGGGGGCAAAGAACGAGCATTTCGACTGCCATATTCAGAATATCTGCTTGATAACCCAAACATTGCATCTATGTCAAGTGAAATACCCAATCGACTACACTGTTCAACAAATACTTGAAGTGTCCCAAAGTAACTAGCAGCATTGGTCCGATCAAGAGAGTCTGCACAATTGAAACGTATCACCCCATTCTGAATAGATTCCATGCAAAATCCGCCATTTATGTCATCGTTACAGATAATGGATCCTTTACATTCCTTAAGTTGCTGCCTTACATCATAGTATTTCCCTTCACTGAAGCCAATGGCCATTGTAGGTGCTTTAAGATGTCTCCAAAGGCCCTCAACTGTTTGCTGCTGTCCTTTTAACTTCACAGTGGCATGCCAGTCATAATTTATCAACTGAATCCACGTGCTACCAAGCTTTCCAGTAGACTTCATGTACTGCAGGGATTCTTTGAAATGATCGACAAGAACTGACTCAGTTTTTCCTTCACCATATCTTAGTAGGTTAACACAAACAATGGGAACTATTCCAGATTTCTTTTGCCTAGATACATTTGCTTCAGATGATTTATTGCCGTATCTTCTACTCAGTCGCTGGTAGTATTGTAAGCTCCCATTGTAAGGATCATCAGCAACATAAATTTCAGCTTCTACTGACACAGCATTCTTTATTTCTGCACCCCACCATATCGGTATAGTTCCACGCCGCCAAATATACGAGCTAAAAGGGATACACTGTCCACCTTTtctaggaacccaaacaagctgcTCGCACTCAACCTCATTACCTGTGCCTGAACATGCATTTAGTCCACGAGCCAAATAGCGGGTTCCAGGATGCAACCGACTACGGCGTGCGATAAGGGCAACTAACCCACCTTGCTGCCCTGCACCTCCAAAGTTTCGACACTCAGCAAACCCCTGCAAAAGAATGACACAGTGCCCTGGCAAGCCAATGTCCTTAAAGGGCTTTGACAGCCACTCATTCCAAAAAAATTCCTCATCTGGTTCGCGTAGTGTCATACGGCTTGGTAAGGGCCTGGTAATATCCCTTGTCTCACAGAAGTAATACTTCCCATCAATGTCAAGATCAGCCAATTCACGGATATTTTTCTGCTCTCCAGTCCCTTGAGGTTGAGGGTTATGTAGCTGGATCTTTATCCATTGACTCTCCGCCACTGTGTATATGCACCCACCTCCAGGCAGATTCGGTATGGTAGCGCTCAACTGTGTCGCAACTAGAAGCAAAGCGTAGCTTCCTAACACTGCATAGCCCAGCACTGCTTTTGCGTATGTGGTGCTCTTGGACAGAATCCTTGATCCGTCAGTGATGTAGTTCAATGCCGCTGCCTCAGAATCAAAGACGTCCTCCCCATAATTTCCCATGTAGCGCAGGGCACCGGTGGTTGGGTCGACATAGATGACCTGAGTATCGCTTCTCGTTGACAAGCTGATCACAATGTACACCTCAGTCGTCTCCaaaacgacgacgacgaccgatGTGTCCAGGGGCGGACGCAGCATAATTCTTGCAAAAGAAATCGAAGTTAGTAGGTAATATATTGTAGGGTATTGTaactggattcagatccgaataTAAATAGTTTCGTTAGGGTTTGGGTGCTCCGTCTCGCACAGCAGAAGGAAAGATAAGGGGCGGGCATACCTGGAGGATGCGCTCATCGCCGGCAAAGAGCTGGGCGAAGACAGGAaaaatggcgccgccgctcgcccagtcgtcgccgccggggaACGAAGAGCAAGGAGGAGAGAGTccgagagaagggaaaggtCGCCCTGTTCGTCGGTTCGAAAAAACCGTGGACCAGCCCGTATCCGACCCAGATGGACCGATTGCCCGGTCCCCAGCGCGGTTTGGAGCCGGACCGGTATGGACCCGGGCCGCCAGGCGATGGAAGCAATGGTCTGCTGGTTTGCAGTGCCGACCCGTCAAAACCATCGAGACAGAACGGTAGCTGCTAGCGGCCACACGTCCGATCCGGGTGCTGCCATTAGACGATATCATCTGAGAGAAAATTTCCGCCGCAATTTTATTTGATGTTGTATATAATAACATGACCAGATCAAATGAAACATTTGCAAACACCAAAAATCAGCATTTGCAACATAAAAAACatgttaaaaaaattattgttaGCCATCGGTTACATATGTTTCATGTTTCATGGAATATTTAAAATCCATATGAAACATCTCAATGAAAATGTAACATTCGAATTATACACATGCAACATGTCTATGAAACATTTGCAATATTGCAACATTTAGATCTACTTTTTGCAACATCTATATAAAACACTTGcagtattttttaaaaacatcttaaatACGTGAAACATACGCTTGCaacaaatacaccaaaaccTACAGCCCGCCATGGACGCCACCTGGAGCTCTTCCGTCGGCTAACGTGGGGGATGCCGCACGGAGCGGAGGCCCGCGGCCGGCCGCGTCGGCGGCAagctccgcccgcgcccgcgcccgcgcccagcCAAGCCCCGCGGAGGAGCTCCGCCCGCACCCACCGCGCCCAAGGAGAGGCTCCATGTGAGCTTAGGGTGGAGAGTATAGCACATCAGGGTGGAACAACTTTCCTCATGCTACAGTTTCATCACACAGCCCGAGCGACTCCGCTGCACATGCTAGTTCTCGCTGGGCACTGGCTACTACATTGATGTGGCTTGTCTTGTAGGGATTTGCGTGACAGTTCCAAGTTGGCGGGGATGGCCGAGCTCGTCAGGGCGACGGAGGGGGGAGATTCAGGAGGTGGTGGATTGGGGGCGTTGTTGATAGAAACTAAAGGTGGATGATACGAGGTCGAGCAACGAGTGGATAAGAACAAAACAGGAATGGAGTCAAAACAACTGGCTATCATGAATAGTGGAAAGAGGGGTAAAGTGGGCCCGCATTCGATATTTTTTATGGCATCGCACGCTCGGATTGTAGCATTTATACATCGAAAAGGAAAAAAGGTGGTGGCGGCTGGAGCAGACAGCTGTGGCGGGGGCTGCGGatgccgccggcggcggttgAGGGGGACGGTGGTGGCTGCGGCGGCCAACTGTTGCGTAGGACGGCTGCTGCTATGGACGACTGCGGCGGCGGATGGCAAACAATAGCGGTTATAACAGACGACCGGCGGCCGAGATGAAGGTGTCGCGCGACAGCCTCGGTCGAGGCCTCGAAGTGGAGGCTGCGCTCGTGGACGAGGCAGCGTGGGAACTGAAGGAGGCTGTTGCGTCCATGGCTGTTGGGTCTTTGGATATGGATGTGGACTCGCCACCGCATCTCCCCGTAGAGACCTTTGCTAACAGGGTTTCCCTTCTATCCTTCTTGTGTCGCTGGTTCGATTATTCTTTTCATATCTGTTCCTTGTTTCCTGGATTGTATTAGGCCATGAACCCTAGCTCAGATCGAGATTAGGTTTGGTTTGCAGATAAAGGGATAGGTGCAAGATTCAATCCATAGTAACATAATCTGTTGTCAGTTCTTGTTTCTTCAGATCTGATATACACAGCTTGAATGATTGGGGATGATGGAAGTAACCCAGTGTTCATTATTAGTTAGTCTATGTTTCTTTAAAGTATGTTCTACCATATATAGTAAGATGCCTTTGCAGCACAAAATTTTTTGTACTTGAGTTGCGATTATTGCTTTTCAGTTATAGGGCAAAAAGAGGAATTGAAACTATAGGTACCACTATTTCTGGGCAGATTAGGAAGTACTAGTATCTTCATTAAAAGAATTAGTATATAGCACTGTCAGATAGGTATGTCAGGGTTGTAGATGTTACTCCTTTCCATGTAATTATACAGTCCTATTGCTTCCTTACTGGAATATGCATTGCCATTgcttggaaaaaaaatttgaattgcTCTTCTTGATCGTTTACTACCTAGTCAAATTGGTGAAGTGTGCTCTTTCCCTGTAGCACATGCTAAAAGGCTCGGAAGCAGCATTACTTGTGTTGAAACTGAAATACTTGAAAGTTGAGGTTCTGTCCTAGTTTTCCTAATTTTATCATTTTTCAATGTATCTAGCAACAATTTATTTTCTCTACATCACTCCATAACTAATGTGATGTCTGGAGTTGCATCATCTGATTTAATTCAACAGTTGCCTATTGTGTTGGTTAAACCTTTTACTTGCCGTAATTGCATACCAAGCACTTATCATTGTGAATAATGCCTCTTTATTCATATATAGTAGTCATTATTCAGTGAGCAATAGCACAGCTTGCATGTCTACCATTATTTAACAGTTGTTGCATTAGAGATTATTTGTTTATTATGATGTAGACTTAGTTAAGCTGAAAAATTCTTTGTTATGCTGAATAATGACCAAACTGTCAATTCTTTGTGACGATGCAGATTTCATTGAGCTGGACACAGCCTTTTGATGCAAGGCGAGAGCTCGGGGCGATGACAAGGTTTGCCTTCCATCCTTCTTGTGTCTTCATCAATGATGAACACTAGCTGAGATCAAGTTAAGTTTAGTTTGCAAAGAAAAGGATGGGTCCAAGATTCAATCTATAGGAAGTCATTGGCCAAATGGCAAAGTCCACCAGCAGGTCATCTCTGAGACTCTGATATAAACTGCTTCAATGATTGAGCACTATACTACATTGCAAACATTTTAGCACCTTGTGACTGTGTGTGTGACTTGATGATTAGATGTTATTAGTGATTGAAATAATCCTTGTTCCTGTGTTTGATCAGTTATCCATTTTTTGTTATGTTGCAGATTTTATTGAGCTAAACACATAGCCTTTTGATGCAAGTATGGGAGTATTATGGGCTATGCTAGTCTAAAACAATATCAATCTTATATATGTTTTGATTAAGTTAAACCATTGTCTTCTATGTCTTGGAGCAGC
The nucleotide sequence above comes from Panicum virgatum strain AP13 chromosome 3K, P.virgatum_v5, whole genome shotgun sequence. Encoded proteins:
- the LOC120699038 gene encoding probable phosphoinositide phosphatase SAC9 produces the protein MSASSRIMLRPPLDTSVVVVVLETTEVYIVISLSTRSDTQVIYVDPTTGALRYMGNYGEDVFDSEAAALNYITDGSRILSKSTTYAKAVLGYAVLGSYALLLVATQLSATIPNLPGGGCIYTVAESQWIKIQLHNPQPQGTGEQKNIRELADLDIDGKYYFCETRDITRPLPSRMTLREPDEEFFWNEWLSKPFKDIGLPGHCVILLQGFAECRNFGGAGQQGGLVALIARRSRLHPGTRYLARGLNACSGTGNEVECEQLVWVPRKGGQCIPFSSYIWRRGTIPIWWGAEIKNAVSVEAEIYVADDPYNGSLQYYQRLSRRYGNKSSEANVSRQKKSGIVPIVCVNLLRYGEGKTESVLVDHFKESLQYMKSTGKLGSTWIQLINYDWHATVKLKGQQQTVEGLWRHLKAPTMAIGFSEGKYYDVRQQLKECKGSIICNDDINGGFCMESIQNGVIRFNCADSLDRTNAASYFGTLQVFVEQCSRLGISLDIDAMFGLSSRYSEYGSRNARSLPPGWEERFDSVTGKSFYIDHNTRTTTWEHPCQEAPQKPWKRFDMTFDQFKGSTMLAPVNHLAELFLLAGDIHATLYTGSKAMHSEILNIFKEETGKFSKFSAVQNVKITVQRRIHNYMNDSSRQKQLEMFLGLRLYKHFPSIPMFPLKVLSRPSGCMLKPVPCITPVADGGSSLLSIKKKDLIWVCQQGADYVELFIYLGEPCQVCQLLLTVSHGVQDSSYPATVDIRLGSSIDALKLVVEGACIPQCSNGTNLLIPVMGRIDPEDLAVTGKSARPNVQESTYLPLLYDFEELEGELNFLNRIVALSFHPSVALRTPITLGEIEVLGVSLPWADMLNNSGRASEFMELLHKKLSHAHYDLGLKSYANSSGPGSYTKSSSSVQPGGSENLLDFLTGDFDMSKSHVTENTSFGNGEQTNFLDDGFDVNPFAPALEVPVPIVNNQVEEYGSTQLYIQFFESLSGYNKGKGLTFEQMMKLEIKRLHLGLSAAERDRALLSVGVIPATVDPNRSVDYSYLLKLSSLADNLALLGHAVLEDRVNASIGLEKGSEHTIDFWNISENDESCYDGACEVRAPSSSQASSTGKNQSVFVECSQCERTVCKACCAGRGAFLLLNTYKDLKIYGGSQGGGCSVLADSFVCKSCCSEIIKRALYVDYVRVLQSLRRKDRAEKAALNAVNQVCQLESSKISDLSHSIQTGQRQLKQILDGEESLAAFPYASFLQMVETADDSEPLLSLLAPLGTGDYKSYWKGPENNTSVEFSIVLCGLSDVAGVAIIVSSCGYSTSDCPIVEIWANNKIHREERTFIGKWDIQDIVSSSPHLCGPEKSSSMSEEPRHVKFHFPNPIRCRIVSIKMTLPHIGSRSTKFCEEFDLLSLGDSSFYESKPTNPQNSFIHAKRIIVFGSSLRKEMEPDTSGGIMGMKSYLDRSPSLGRFRIPVEAERLRDNDLVLEQYLLPNSPGIAGFRLDFFSVIRPRVTHSPSSSEMDTREFSLTCLEDRYVNQAILYMQVTIVKESGKVVVEEYRIPEVKANTPLYFDFPDLQQDVRCVIFRLLGDVTAFVDDISELDGLNFRNLPLASGLSLSNKIKLYYYADTYEMGKIGSFSAV